AAAGAATTGAAAATGAACTATTAGGGAAATTATTATCAGATTATAGTGCACCTAGAATGATGTACTTATATGGAAATCATTAAGGAGGGGAAATCATGACAGAACAAGATCGTCACGAGATGGATGTTCAAATGTCCTCTTCAAGAAATGAAACGATTGTGCATAAGCAAGATGTGACTGGTGAAATGGATTGCTTTACACCTAAATTGGCGGGTTTTTGGACACGATTTTGGGCGTATTGTATCGACATAATCGTATTATTTGCGATTAGCGGACTGTTTATTAAACCGATATTTAGGGTGCTAGAGATTCCAGTGACCAATCCGTCGTTTTTATTTTTCACACCTTATAAAATCACAATTTTAATTGTGACACTACTGTACTTTCTATTCATGACGAAGTATTTGCAACAGACGGTAGGAAAGATTATCTTAGGGATTAAAGTAACGGCCAAAAATGAAAAAAACCTAACATGGGGAACTTTGTTTTTTCGTGAAGTGATTGGAAGGTTTATTTCAAAAACGTTAGTCATCCCATATTTACTGGTTGTCTTTATGCCTAAAAAAGAAGCGCTTCATGATATTTTTGCAGACACATACGTCATCCATGAAGATGTTTATGAGAAAAGAAGCCGTTTCGAATACTTGAAAAACGTTAAGCATGAAAAGTTGCAAGAAAGCCCGAATCTTTAGTAAGATAGTTGGTAGAAAGGGAGGCGTGTAGTTATGTCACAAGTTACATTTCAGAACAATCCTGTTACCTTAGTTGGTGAAGAAGTAAGAGTAGGAAATGTTGCACCAGACTTTACAGTTCTAGCGAATGATTTATCTCCAGTTACATTAGCTGATACGAAAGGGAAAGTTCGACTTATCAGTGTCGTTCCATCATTAGATACGGGCGTGTGTGCAGAGCAAACGAGAAGATTTAATGAAGAAGCAACGGCTCTAAGTGATGATGTAGAAGTATTGACGATTTCAGTTGACCTACCATTTGCACAAGCACGTTGGTGTGGTGCCGAGGGAATTGACGCGGTACAAACATTATCCGATCATAAAGAGCTCTCTTTTGGAAAAGCATACGGAGTTGTCATTGAAGAATTAAGATTACTCGCACGTTCCATTTTTGTAGTAGATAAAAATGACAAAGTTGCATATGTAGAATATGTATCTGAAGTCACGGACCACCCAAATTATGAAAAAGCAATTGAAGCAGTAAAAGAAGCGGTTTAATAATAATTTAGAAATACCCACCTGGAGACGGGTGGGTTTTGTGAGTAAAGGAATGAAAATATGACAAACACTGAAAAGATTTTTTCGTTTATTGATACATATGCACAGTCTTCTAATGCTCTTTATCTAGAAGCGGTTATTGACGCATGTAATGAGTGGCTTACTGGTAGTAGTACGCCTGATTTATCAACCCCAGCCACCCATGAGGAGATAAGGCGCGGTATTCAACTTGCCATTTTAAAAGGAATGAAAGAGAGTGCCCAGCCTAATCATCAAATGACACCCGACTCAATCGGAATGTTGCTAGGGCATATTGCAAGTAAATTAGTCAGCGAGAATGGAGAAACATCGTTATTAGATCCAACCG
This window of the Sporosarcina pasteurii genome carries:
- a CDS encoding RDD family protein → MTEQDRHEMDVQMSSSRNETIVHKQDVTGEMDCFTPKLAGFWTRFWAYCIDIIVLFAISGLFIKPIFRVLEIPVTNPSFLFFTPYKITILIVTLLYFLFMTKYLQQTVGKIILGIKVTAKNEKNLTWGTLFFREVIGRFISKTLVIPYLLVVFMPKKEALHDIFADTYVIHEDVYEKRSRFEYLKNVKHEKLQESPNL
- the tpx gene encoding thiol peroxidase, whose translation is MSQVTFQNNPVTLVGEEVRVGNVAPDFTVLANDLSPVTLADTKGKVRLISVVPSLDTGVCAEQTRRFNEEATALSDDVEVLTISVDLPFAQARWCGAEGIDAVQTLSDHKELSFGKAYGVVIEELRLLARSIFVVDKNDKVAYVEYVSEVTDHPNYEKAIEAVKEAV